Proteins from a single region of Thermococcus alcaliphilus:
- a CDS encoding class I SAM-dependent methyltransferase, translating into MSLEEILEEEDLGIEILHPGGLEITRELAELCGINEKSKVLDVACGTGETACFLAETFGCEVVGIDVSHVMIEKAKKKAKMRGLEGRTTFILADAHELPFPDNTFDVVISECTLCLLNKEVALKEMVRVVKPNGCVGIHDVAWRGNVPEKLKLKLKEIEGEEPETPDGWRRLFEKAGLINVVVIDKFHLIPEWMKEMRKEIGFWREVKIFLKILRKEGLKGLKNAWESMKIFESPYTGYVIVVGRKPAK; encoded by the coding sequence ATGAGCTTGGAAGAAATTTTAGAGGAAGAAGATTTGGGAATTGAAATCCTTCATCCCGGCGGATTGGAGATTACAAGAGAGTTAGCAGAACTCTGCGGCATTAATGAAAAATCCAAAGTTTTGGATGTGGCATGCGGCACTGGCGAAACTGCATGCTTTTTAGCGGAAACCTTTGGTTGTGAGGTCGTGGGAATTGACGTTTCTCATGTAATGATAGAGAAAGCAAAGAAGAAAGCAAAAATGAGAGGATTGGAAGGTAGAACTACTTTCATCTTAGCAGATGCCCACGAATTGCCCTTCCCAGATAACACTTTTGATGTTGTCATTTCAGAGTGCACGCTCTGTCTCCTTAACAAGGAGGTTGCATTAAAGGAAATGGTCCGTGTAGTTAAGCCAAATGGCTGTGTGGGAATACACGACGTTGCTTGGAGAGGGAATGTACCTGAAAAACTGAAGCTAAAACTTAAGGAGATTGAGGGAGAAGAGCCGGAAACTCCCGACGGGTGGAGAAGGCTTTTTGAGAAAGCTGGGCTCATAAATGTTGTCGTGATTGATAAATTCCACCTAATTCCCGAGTGGATGAAAGAAATGAGAAAAGAGATTGGTTTCTGGAGAGAGGTGAAAATATTCCTGAAGATACTTAGAAAAGAAGGATTAAAGGGTCTGAAAAATGCCTGGGAGTCAATGAAGATTTTTGAAAGCCCTTATACCGGTTATGTTATTGTCGTGGGAAGGAAGCCGGCTAAATAG
- a CDS encoding DUF7132 family protein, translating to MRVLEEKPVKIKVVRTRRGALLHMIEISKNHFFLEQNPLKDSKYGVAYRKIKNKFPEFYMFWEIKNNRYTGRLLVGSFLEKEEIDEFITLVAQTDEFKKFEHILEEIEEEEEEEKEEKTTI from the coding sequence ATGAGAGTTCTGGAAGAAAAGCCCGTGAAGATTAAAGTAGTTAGAACAAGAAGAGGAGCTCTCCTCCACATGATAGAAATCTCAAAGAACCATTTCTTCCTCGAACAGAACCCGCTTAAGGATTCAAAGTACGGTGTAGCTTATAGGAAAATAAAGAACAAGTTCCCCGAATTTTATATGTTCTGGGAGATCAAGAACAACCGGTACACAGGAAGACTTTTGGTAGGTTCTTTCCTTGAAAAAGAAGAAATAGACGAATTCATTACGCTGGTCGCTCAGACAGATGAGTTCAAGAAATTTGAGCACATACTTGAAGAAATCGAAGAGGAGGAAGAAGAGGAAAAGGAGGAAAAGACAACTATTTAG
- the gltA gene encoding NADPH-dependent glutamate synthase — translation MMALIKERVPTPERSVEERLKGFMEVNLGYTFELAVKEAERCLQCNPAPCTQGCPVHIDIPGFIRKLRENKDNPEKAVKEALEVIWACNTLPAITGRVCPQEDQCEAPCVMGKVGEPINIGKLERFVADYAREKGIDEKLLQEIIPKIEKKKEKVAVIGAGPAGLTCAAELAKEGYQVTIFEALHKPGGVLVYGIPEFRLPNDTIEKELEKLKKLGVEIKTDYIVGRTVTFDELLEEYDAIFIGTGAGTPKLPDIPGINLNGIYSANEFLTRVNLMKAYAFPEYDTPIKVGKKVIVIGAGNTAMDAARTARRLGAEVTIAYRRGEEDVTARVEEVAHAKEEGVKFEFFLNPIEFIGDKNGRVKAVKFMKMKPLEERDARGKRKIVPTGETVTLEADTVVIAIGKTTSKLLRMTLPQIEADEYGVIKVDENLMTNIPGVFAGGDAIRGEATVILAMGDGRKAAKGIKQYLEEKRKNA, via the coding sequence ATGATGGCGCTTATCAAGGAAAGAGTCCCCACTCCAGAAAGATCTGTGGAAGAAAGGCTTAAAGGTTTTATGGAAGTTAATTTAGGTTATACGTTTGAGCTTGCCGTTAAAGAAGCGGAAAGATGTCTCCAGTGTAATCCCGCTCCCTGCACTCAGGGATGCCCCGTTCACATAGACATTCCCGGTTTTATAAGGAAGCTCCGCGAGAACAAGGACAATCCAGAAAAAGCCGTTAAAGAGGCATTAGAAGTTATCTGGGCGTGCAATACTTTGCCCGCAATTACCGGTAGAGTTTGCCCTCAAGAAGACCAGTGTGAAGCTCCGTGTGTTATGGGCAAAGTTGGTGAGCCCATTAACATCGGAAAGCTTGAGCGTTTTGTGGCAGATTATGCAAGGGAAAAAGGCATAGATGAAAAATTGCTTCAGGAAATTATTCCAAAAATTGAAAAGAAGAAGGAAAAAGTTGCTGTTATTGGGGCTGGACCTGCTGGGCTTACTTGTGCCGCTGAGCTGGCAAAAGAGGGCTACCAAGTTACAATATTTGAAGCCCTCCACAAGCCTGGAGGGGTTCTGGTTTACGGAATCCCCGAGTTCAGATTACCAAATGACACCATAGAAAAGGAGCTTGAAAAACTCAAAAAACTTGGCGTTGAGATAAAAACTGACTACATTGTAGGAAGGACTGTAACATTCGATGAACTCCTTGAGGAGTACGATGCTATCTTCATAGGAACCGGCGCTGGGACCCCTAAACTTCCAGATATTCCTGGAATAAACCTGAATGGTATCTATTCAGCGAACGAGTTCCTAACAAGGGTCAACCTCATGAAAGCCTATGCATTCCCAGAATACGATACCCCCATCAAAGTGGGCAAGAAAGTTATAGTCATTGGAGCCGGCAACACTGCAATGGATGCAGCGAGAACTGCAAGGAGGCTTGGAGCGGAGGTCACAATAGCTTATAGAAGGGGAGAGGAAGACGTTACGGCGAGAGTTGAAGAAGTTGCACATGCTAAGGAGGAAGGGGTCAAGTTTGAGTTCTTCCTCAATCCAATTGAGTTCATTGGCGACAAAAACGGAAGAGTGAAGGCAGTGAAGTTCATGAAAATGAAACCCCTTGAAGAGAGAGACGCAAGAGGAAAGAGAAAAATTGTGCCCACCGGAGAAACAGTAACACTTGAGGCAGACACGGTTGTGATAGCAATAGGTAAAACAACGAGCAAGCTTCTTAGGATGACACTTCCGCAAATAGAGGCTGATGAGTATGGAGTAATAAAGGTCGATGAGAACCTAATGACCAACATCCCTGGTGTTTTTGCTGGTGGGGATGCTATAAGGGGAGAAGCCACGGTAATTCTGGCAATGGGCGACGGAAGAAAAGCCGCAAAGGGAATAAAGCAATATTTGGAAGAAAAACGGAAGAACGCCTGA
- a CDS encoding TldD/PmbA family protein has protein sequence MIDELIKILNRENVEWEVYWEIGRGSSFKIEKCELERAQRKYHSGIGLRVGYNGKQGFSYITGLTHSKEDLEKFVKKTIKLAKVGEVKFYGFPEKKSIKKVSGIYDKRIAELEFEEALELGREISKKESELRDKYGRSYTFSGRLAFGVAKDGIANSNGIEMEEEGTAMSFSVYIVRKDGKVGTGDYYKASRTMMDFERELEEGLEKAMQEVELSYNAKPLESFDGGLVLEPHSVASILGLFISNLRGDNVYHKRSRFNKLGESVASEAFTLIDDATLEGKIASYSFDGEGNPSQRTVLVESGILKNFILDETYARLLKMESTGNAVRDFRTPPHIGTSNIIVEGEKENLEDFEGVIIKKVFGEHTANPISGDFSLTVELGYVIKNGEVIPFKDNMFVGNVFEFVKSITAVGKKKEELGAFISPRVLGVGRIV, from the coding sequence ATGATAGATGAGCTGATTAAAATCCTAAACCGCGAGAACGTCGAGTGGGAAGTTTACTGGGAGATTGGTAGGGGAAGTTCATTTAAAATTGAGAAGTGTGAGCTTGAGAGAGCCCAAAGGAAATATCATTCCGGCATTGGCCTTAGGGTGGGATACAACGGAAAACAGGGCTTTTCTTATATTACCGGGCTAACCCACTCAAAAGAAGACCTTGAAAAGTTTGTTAAAAAGACCATAAAACTTGCAAAGGTCGGAGAGGTAAAGTTTTACGGGTTCCCCGAAAAAAAGTCCATTAAAAAAGTTAGCGGGATTTATGATAAGCGGATAGCGGAGCTGGAGTTTGAAGAAGCTTTGGAGCTAGGAAGGGAGATTTCTAAAAAAGAGAGCGAGCTGAGAGATAAATATGGAAGAAGCTATACTTTTTCGGGGAGATTGGCCTTTGGTGTGGCAAAAGACGGCATAGCGAACTCAAACGGAATCGAGATGGAAGAAGAAGGCACAGCAATGAGCTTTAGCGTTTACATCGTTAGAAAAGATGGAAAAGTTGGAACTGGGGATTACTACAAAGCCTCAAGAACTATGATGGACTTCGAAAGAGAGCTTGAGGAAGGGCTAGAAAAGGCTATGCAGGAGGTTGAGCTAAGCTACAATGCAAAACCGCTGGAGTCTTTTGATGGAGGGCTCGTTCTAGAGCCGCACTCAGTTGCATCAATCCTTGGACTGTTCATTTCAAACCTAAGGGGGGACAACGTATATCACAAAAGGAGCAGATTTAACAAACTGGGTGAAAGCGTTGCAAGTGAAGCGTTCACCCTCATTGATGATGCCACGCTGGAAGGCAAAATCGCGAGCTACTCTTTCGATGGCGAAGGAAATCCTTCTCAGAGAACTGTTCTGGTTGAAAGCGGTATTTTAAAGAACTTTATCTTGGATGAAACATATGCAAGGCTCCTTAAAATGGAGAGCACGGGAAATGCCGTGAGAGACTTTAGGACTCCTCCCCACATAGGAACGAGCAACATAATCGTGGAGGGAGAAAAAGAGAACCTCGAGGATTTTGAAGGGGTTATAATAAAGAAAGTCTTTGGTGAGCACACTGCAAACCCAATAAGCGGAGATTTTTCACTAACGGTTGAGCTTGGTTATGTTATCAAAAACGGTGAAGTCATTCCATTCAAGGACAACATGTTTGTGGGAAACGTTTTTGAGTTCGTAAAGTCTATAACAGCAGTAGGGAAGAAGAAAGAGGAACTTGGGGCTTTTATATCTCCCAGAGTGCTTGGTGTGGGAAGAATTGTCTGA
- a CDS encoding sulfide/dihydroorotate dehydrogenase-like FAD/NAD-binding protein: MYEILEKREIAAKNVLYKIHAPHIARKVQPGQFVVVRAFENGERIPLTPVMWDPEEGWIILVVFIRGKTTLRMNVELKEGDKILNIAGPLGNPAPMKKFGKILAIGMMTGIVEVYPIAKAWQEIGNEVITLHIAPEPMVLLKEELENAVSKHVIESFPLKEGMGMPEIFKELVTRGQAKVRELIEKEKPDLVFMVGPAGGQKAIFEVVKEYGIPMEVDLHPIMVDGTGMCGACRVTVGGEVKFACVDGPSFDAYEVNWDELIARSGFYTDLERKALEDYLAKLQQGGVQ; the protein is encoded by the coding sequence ATGTACGAGATATTGGAAAAGAGGGAAATAGCCGCCAAGAATGTCCTGTATAAAATTCACGCTCCACATATAGCTAGAAAAGTCCAACCAGGTCAATTTGTAGTAGTTAGGGCATTCGAGAACGGTGAAAGGATTCCTCTAACCCCTGTAATGTGGGATCCTGAGGAAGGGTGGATAATACTGGTAGTGTTCATAAGAGGAAAGACCACTCTTAGAATGAACGTGGAATTAAAAGAAGGAGACAAAATATTGAACATAGCCGGTCCCCTTGGAAACCCAGCGCCGATGAAAAAATTTGGGAAGATTTTGGCAATAGGGATGATGACTGGGATAGTAGAGGTTTACCCAATAGCCAAAGCGTGGCAAGAAATTGGAAACGAGGTAATAACCCTTCACATAGCTCCAGAACCCATGGTTCTCCTTAAAGAAGAGTTGGAAAATGCAGTTTCAAAACATGTAATAGAGAGCTTTCCACTTAAAGAGGGCATGGGAATGCCAGAAATATTCAAAGAACTTGTCACAAGGGGACAAGCAAAGGTAAGGGAGCTCATTGAAAAAGAAAAGCCAGATTTAGTCTTCATGGTTGGACCCGCAGGAGGGCAGAAGGCTATTTTTGAAGTGGTTAAAGAATATGGAATACCCATGGAAGTTGATCTCCACCCCATAATGGTTGATGGGACTGGAATGTGCGGTGCATGTAGAGTTACCGTTGGAGGGGAAGTTAAATTTGCATGTGTAGATGGTCCAAGCTTTGATGCTTATGAAGTAAACTGGGACGAGCTTATTGCTAGGTCTGGATTCTACACTGACTTAGAAAGGAAGGCTTTGGAGGATTACCTTGCTAAACTCCAACAAGGAGGTGTTCAATGA